Part of the Zingiber officinale cultivar Zhangliang chromosome 8A, Zo_v1.1, whole genome shotgun sequence genome, TAGATTCAATCGCCTCCTTACAGATGTTGAGGATGTAAATGCAAAGATTGGACAATCAGGGCGGCACCGTGATAGCAGAGAGGCCATATGACCAGTCGTTGTAAAAACAAAGACTGCATCCACTCCCAAGTTGTTAGCTGAAATCACGATTAACTTGGTCAAAATAAGTAAACAGTGACAATATGATGGAACTGGGAATGAATATTCAGAACCAAAAGTTTAATATCATCAGGTGAGAAATTCCTTAATTTCTGACAAAATTATCTTGGGTTCGAAAAGTCATCCTTGCAAAGGGTCTATTGACCACTTCAAATAATATCTTCAAAAAAATTCAGGTGGAACTGTTGACACTTGGACCAATGATTAAGTATCACAAGATAGAATTTAATTCCATATGTAGTCTTTAACAGGGAAACTTCTAAATGATTTAGTCAAAGAAAGTTAAACATAAAGATGCCAGCTTGAACTGAAAACGATAAAGGGGGAATATAATTCCATATGTAATCTTTAACATGGAAACTTCTAGATGATTTATTCAAAGAAAAGTTCAAACATAATAATGTCGGCTTGAACTGAAAAGAGAGAAGCCAATGTGCTCAAAAACTTTCTATTTTGGTGCATGAACAAATCATTGTTACCTAGTCCTTTTTTGCACTTTTTTTCTAGATATAATCAGTTAAATACAATATTGCTCTCCTAATACCATAATCTTGAAAATAACAGGTTAGTGAACCCGTGAATAAGCTAGATGTAGGCCGACCCAtgcaatttaagtttgaattgtaCCAAATTTAATTGGAACTAATAAATAGAGATAGAGTACCAGAACTTAACAACATGTGAAACTAAGTTGGGTAAAGAAATTTCCTTCCCAAACCTCCATGTGTGCTAACTTGTAATCTCTATATGATAAAAGCATAGAAGAGAAAGAAAACTAAAGCAAGAGAAAAAAATTGATCGAAAAGAGAAATTAATGATTCCAAGCAACCAAGAATTACTATGAAGCAGAGGTAGTTCTGGTAAGTAACAGTCATATTTCAAATGACTAGGATGTCTCATGATCACATGCTACCTGGTCCTTTCCAGCTATCTATGAAAAAAATTGGGGGAATTACTAATTTGAAACTGAACTGAAAGGTTAAGAATGCACGAAACAGAAAAAATTAACCAAATGACAATGAGGTGCATAGTTCATGTCCTAGATTTGTAAACCTATTCCAAAGAGAAAAAGAACTAGAACCAAGTAGGCTATGACTGACAATATTTGCACAATTACAGATTTACAATATACAGTTGACAAAACCGAAAAGAACTAGAATCATGTAGATTATGATTAACAATATTTGCAAAATTACATATTTGCACTAGGCAGTTGAAAAAGTCAGGTTTGCATAAAACACCTCTTAACAGTGTAAGGTCTATGGAAAGAGTTAATGTGCATGGCCTACCAACAGCATTACTAGAGAGTGTGAGGCAGAAATCATAAATTAAGATGCTTACCCATTTTGGCAGCAGAATTGCAAATTTCCTCGATGATTTTGTCAGAGAAAGAATTTGCAACAATGGGAAGTTCCATAGCCTCATGGCGCTTCTCCTCTCTCCACCATCTTTCAATACGCAGGCTGACACTTCTAAGCACAGTCAATGCCTTATCTGGATATTGGCCCATAGCAGACTCGCCTGAGAGCATCAGAGCATCTGCTCTCTGCCTAACTGCCTCTGAGACATCAGCAACTTCAGCTCTAGTTGGTGTAGGATACTCAATCATGGAATCAAGAAGCTGAGAGGCTACAATTACAGGCTTGTTTAGCTGCCTGCACGTCTTGACTATTCTTTGCTGAGATGAAGGAACTTCTTCCAGTGGAATTTGAGCACCCATATCTCCTCTAGCTACCATTGCCCCGTCTGATGCAAGAATAATGGCTTCCAAGTTTTTTAAGGAGTCAGCACTCTCAATTTTTGCAAGGACTGCAATTTCTCTGGAACATAGTTTGAAAGATCATGTCAAACTGTATCTAAGAGAAACTTACAAGCAGacgaaaaaggaagaaagaataaACTCATATTTCATTATGTTATGATCAACAGGCAGATAGATTTATATTGTTTTGTTATGAAACTCAACAAGTTGTTGAACTCCCTTAAGGGAAAGTTTTCCCAATTGATCATCCAATCCAAGTAAACAGACATCGTATCATACCTTTTACAACCATAGGCTGATCATGTTAAAGAATATTTTATTCCCTTATCATGAATCATCCCCTCACTGACATTTGAATTATCCAACTAACATATTAGCAACATTAACTTTTAGGAGGCATCATAATCATCCATCAGAATTTTAAAGCATGTTTTGGAGAAAATATTACATATGATCATCCACATGTCCAATGGTCTACCACAAATGCACTTGGCATTACTAGGCGGTCTACTTCATGTAATTGATCCACTACACATATGCCAACTGATTAGAATGCCTACATGCTCTTAATTCTTACCCTTTCCATGTTTGAGGTTCTGTTCCATAGAAAAAGGAAATTCAAGGCTAAATTCCTTGGAAGAAACATAAACAAATAGCATAAAAGATGATGGAAAATAGACTATTAAATTAATTGTTATTTAACCATGAAATCTCTTTAAGTTAAATAGTTCAGAACCATTATAATCTTGGTAAAGGTCATAAAAAATCTGGTTTGTGTTGCAAATTTGAAATATACACTATTTATGAAATTGTACATATAAGAGCTTATAAAATAAAGAACTGAAAAGGATAAGAATAAATAAGATTCCAACATACAACGtggaaaaaaatagaagaaattcTAAAATAGACCAGCTAAAAAGGGTCTCACTTTTCATAAGGTTTGAAATCTTGAGCCGTACAAGAGTTTCAACATTTAACTAGAGGTAGTAGAATAGAAGGGGTGCAGTGCTGTGTTGGAATGCTAACGATTGGTGTCAATGGCAAATTGAAGGTGAATGCGGGagaacaaaaaaagaaaagacaaCTATGTACCcataaatttaaaatactatTTCATACCAAAGTTTTATTCCGGAGAAAAGACATCTCATAGTGTCTCTAATACAGGAGGATCTgaagatttttattattatttttagtaattttcatCCTTTTggtatttaaagtatttttgacaatttctatcttttatattttttttggattttaaatCCGTTTAGATATTTTAGGATTGTAAGCCTATTAATAATTTTTACTTTTTTCtagaatttctttcctttctttacaagatATGAATTGTGGTCTATATGCTAGGATTTCTTGTATTAGGATGTGGAGTAGATATAAATATATATGAAATAATCAtcgattattaaataaaatttccttttttttgaaaaatctggaGGTCGataatttctcttcttatctctcCTCAATTCTCTCATTTTCGTCAGTCCTCAGGATAATCGCTATCCTATCCGGTGGGTTTCGATTAAAGAAATCGAGCATCAAATCCAATGGAAGATCGTGGTCGTGCAAGGTAGGTTTTGAGGGAGTCTCGTATCGTGGTCATATCACCCAAGACAAGATTGAGGATTTACAGAGGCAAGTCGCAGATTTAACCCAGCATGTCGTAGCGGCGACGTGACATCTTTAAGATCTCAGATCAAAAATCTGAATCTACCTCCAAGAACCCTTATCATCACGAACATCGTGGTAGGAAGGAGACTTATGGAGGCCTAATTTTTGGATTAATCTGTCCGTATTTTCTGGTACGTTACCACAAAGGGCTTTATTGATTGGATCAACAAAGTGGAGAGAATTTTCTATTATGAAGAAGTTTCAGGTAAAAGTAAAATTAGTTGTCTTCTAGTATTGGCATTGTGGGAGCACTTGCGATGCTTACGAGACCGACAAGGCAAGGCCAAGATCAGAAATTGGGAgaggatgaaaaaaaaatgaaagatcaCTTTCTTCTCTTTAATTATACTCAAACTCTGTTCTAGGGACGATTAAGTTTTGCCATAGACGACGTAAGCTTCGACGCCAGAGATGACCTCGACAAATTCAAAGATGATTTAGAGGAGAAATTTGACCTAGAAGTTGATGAACCTGACATGCTGCAAGCTGTGGAAGATTGCTATAATTGAAGAGGAATCTCAATCTCAAATTGGAGACGAGGCCGAGGCAACTAATGATCCAATTTATGGAGAAGACGAGACCGAGTCAACTAATGATCTAGTTTATGATGATGAAAGAggtgatgccgaagacaacggCGAGATCGACCTGTCTGACGCCTTCATGGAGGGGATCCAAGAGGAGATCTAAGTTCCACCTCCCGCCTCTGCAAAGCCGAAGGACCGAGGTGACAATTATGATTCGGACTGGGAGGTGTATGCTACAGCCAAAGCTTTGGCCCAATCCTAGAATATTTCAGTCGACGGATGTGGTGCTTGTGTTGCTTCTCTTAGCTTTGACTGGACTTGCCGGGATTTATGCAAATAGGACTCAGAGTAAACATAAGGGGGCTGAGAAACTGAATTATGTCTGCCAGCATGTTCTCACAAAATCAGCCCCACAAAACTTTGATTATTCCAAGTCAATCTCAGGAAAATCTCATCTATTTCATGATGAAAAATTACCATCCTTCTTCAGAAGGTTGTCATGGTCTCCTCATTGAACCTTTTTAATAATACCTGCATGGGATTACATTGCATCAGGTGTTGATGGAGCCATGGAGGTGAGCTGGTTATTTGGAAGCTACACCTGACAAATGATAGTCAATCTTGGAAAGTGCACAAGACATTTTTAATTCATCGGAAAGGTGTTCTTGACCTTGAGTGGTCTCCTGATGGAGAAAGTTTGATTTCTGGTTCAGTTGATAATTCTTGCATAATATGGGATGTCAATAAAGGATAGGTCCGTCAAATGCTGGATGCGCATTTGCATTATGTTCAAGGTGTTGCTTGGGATCCTTTCGGACATTATGTTGCTTTGTCAGCATTATGGAAAAGAAAGGATGACCAAAGAGCTTTATCTTATGCTGAGAGGAGTCTTAGGATCGTTTATAGGCATATCTCCAGCCACATTATGAAGGGTAACCTGTATCTGTCATTCAACCGGCCAGATGCTACAATCACTGCTTTCAGAGCAGCTCAAGAATTAAGATCTGATTTTCATTCATACCAAGGTCTAGTCAGTTCATATCTTGCTCTCGCAAAAAACAAGGAGGCATTTTTTACTGCATGGGGAGCAATGAAAATAATAACTCAGTCTGCAAAAGCTCTCAAGTTGGTTGGAGATGTTCATGCTAGCAGTTCTAGTGGGAGAGAGAAGGCAAGAATGTTCGACAAATCTGCTCTACTACTTGGACCTGGCTTTCTAGAAGCTGCATTAGCATTGGCAGAGTGGCATGTTGTTGATGGACATCATAAAGATGCCATCTTGAGAGATATGTTAAAGAGGCTACCGAGTTCATCAAAAAGATGTCATTTGAGCCAAACGTTAAGGTGTGGAGATGTCATTTGAGTCAAACATTAAGGTGTGGGGCATGCTGCTCAATGGAGCAACAGTACATGGTGATGATGAGCTCGGGCATTTTGCATTTGAACATCTGCTGGAGAGTGAGCTTGGTTGCAAAGGGAACTACCTTCTCATGGTGAATTTGTACTCCAAGGTTGTGAGATGGGAAGAAGTGAGGGAGTCGGTGGAGAAGTGCTTGAGGGATGCGAAGATGGACAAGAACAACGTCCACGATGTCATGCTCATCAGCGGATCAACGGGGATTCCCAAAATCCAACAAATGTTAGTAGATTTTACCAATTTAGTGTCAGATGATCTTCCTACTAGGCTACCACCTAACACTACTCTAAATTCGAGGACAAGTTCTTTTAACCCGGGGTGACTGATATTGGAGGATCCGaagattttttattattattgtttttgaTAATTTCATCCTTTTGatatttaaggtatttttgataatttctatcttttatatttttttggattttgagtccatttagaaattttaggattgtgagttggttaaaaaattttcctttcttctaaaatttctttcttttctttacaagATATGAATTGTGATCTATATGTTAGGATTTTTGTCATTTCTTTGTATATTAGGGTGCGAAGTCTATATAAACATATGTTTAACTGTATGAGGAAATAATCCtcgattattaaataaaatttctttttttggaAAAAATCTAGAGgacttcttgtcttctcctcaattccCCCGTTTGAGGAGTCCGCTCCCCTATAGTAACTTGGAAAGAAATGAGTGAAGAAGTATTAGGTGCTTACTATTCtagattattttatttaatctttGGCATATTTTATAAAGCACACCCTTGCTATTTTTTCAAAAGTGCACTAGCTTTTGACATGGTTTTTTGTTCAAAAAAAACATGCCACATGCTAGTTTGCAAATCAGCTTGAGCGGTCAAAATCACAAATTTACATACAATTAATGTTTAAAATAGCCAAATTAACCATTGCAGCAAAAGGTAAAGCCGTCACTAGCCAAATCAACGATGTAGGATGGAAGGTGGACAAAAACATAGTTTTTGATCAAAATATTCTACAAGTTCATCTACAAATAAATTGCAATAAATTTTGTGCATTTTTGCCATTCAAGAACCGAGTTGTAAATTAGCATGTCAGGTTTAAATCACATTCTGTGCTTGCAATACATTCTGTGCATTTTTCATGTAACAAGCTGATTTGCAAAAAAACTTGTGGGGTCAAATATGCAAATTCATGTACAATTGAGGTTAGATATCCCCCGAATAGGCTATATTAGGTTGAAAGTCACTCAAAACATAAATTTTGACCAAAATAACATGTCACAAGCTAGATTAGCAAATCAGCTTCCTCATTGCATTTTTCTAAGTGTAATTTAGGAATCAAAATAGAGCTGGGGTGTGATTTGGTAAAAGAGATATATCAGGGTGTGATGTGGTAAACTCGCCTAAAGCCTTAAACTGAATGTCTAGAGAAATTGCTgtcatatttataatatatttaagaGGGCAAAGGGAAAACTACAGAAGACCCTATTTAACATTTTTATATATTTGCTACAAATGGACTTGTAAAATCTTAAAAAGTTCAGGGCACAATATGGCAAGTAGTCCAGCATCTTTAAATCTTTATGGCACGTGGCCACTACCATTAGCAAAATAAGGAGTCATAGAAATAACCTATTTATTAATAGAAATGAAACTAACATGAAATAGTTTGAATCACAACCTCTTATTGTTTTACATAGTCAAAGAGGTCACATCATAGTTTTTTTCAACCTTTGCAACAACATCAAGCCTTTACCCCCACTAAGTGCTAGTATTTTTCAACCTTTCATTATCTTAAAAGAAGATAAATTCTGCACACACACTTCTATGTGACATTTACACAAACCATGGATCTGAACATTACCTCATCATAACATCATTTGTTAAAATTTATCTACCCATTTGTATGTCATAAAAGCCAATGCAGATCTTACATGAAGACATCCTTTTTCTCCATCAAATTCATGGGTGGTTGAATACCCTTGTAAGAATTAGGATTTAGCTATGAAAATGGAGAGCGGATCAAGAAAGCCTACTAtcattcataattttttttttttttttttttttgaggagtTTCACCAAATTTAAAATTATCTGTAAAGGTCCCATAATCTAAGAGCTAGTTTGCACATTAGCAGCATAACATGTGTTGGAACTGCTCAGAGAAGTTATTAGTATGGTTTTTCTATCATATAAGATTAGCTTAGGATCACAATGGAAAACTAATTTTTTTCCAGAAGACAACATCAGTGCAATGCTTTAGTAATTGGATTTGAACATGAGTATGAAGGTAAAGTAAGAAAACCAGAAGAAGATTTTCTACTTGTCACGGCATCTTGCTGCTATATAGCTTTTGAGATGATTAATAACTTCGGCAGACTTGACAAAAGAAACTGCTATGAAATCTACGCCTTCAGAAATTCCAAAGTCAATATCAAGCCAATCCTGCACATAACAAAAGCATAAGAAGATGCAGTGCAGATTGATAAAAGATCTCAACAAGGTGTACCAATCTATCATCCTAACAGACCACTTGGATTGTTAAATAAACTTAAGCATACTCACattcatttaaattttaatagaaaacaTATAGCCAGCAtaattttattacattttttttattcgCTGTTTGAGTTATAAAAAAAGGCTGACTAGTAAATCCCAACAAAGAAAATGCCATACCAAAGAACAAATATGATGTTCCTGATTTCAGAAAAATGCCACTTAttgatatattaaaaaaataaattcaatatatatatatataaaatcttgATGAATAGAATGAAGATAGATGAAAGGATTAACCTAGTGGGCATAAAAAATCATTCAAAATGTACAAGGAGCATAGGGAAAACCTTAACAAGTCGAGATGAATTTGCAATAAAAAAGttcatataataaaaaatattacccTGTACTCACAAATGGAATAACATTCAAATAAAGAAGACAAGGCACAGAAGACAGGCTAACAGCATTAACAAAAATTAGTTGTCATCTAGTCGCGTCCATTATTGATGAATTCTGCAGAATGACAGTGTTAACATCAAACTAACATGTGGTGCAGAATCTACCTATGATGGTGTTACAGAATATTCTGGATAATAAGTTCATAAATCATTAATTATAGctaaaaaaatagagaataaagCAAATACAATAagtgaatttcaaaaataattaattatagctAAATAGTAGTTGAATAAAGCAAATATAATGAATGCATATTATGAATCAACCTTGGAAGATATTGTAGGAAGCATGGCATTCCGTTCTCGGACTAGCCTACTGTTCCTCCAGAAAGTGAGATTAGCACGTGGTAAGAGCAGTCCAGGATCAATGCAGCGGCACTTTACATCTGGCCCTATTTTCTCAATCACCTCAAATCTCACCATTCCTCCATCCACAAGAAGTAAATCACCAACTCTAACATCTGTATTAGGTGCAAAATCTTTCAGTAGGTCCATGCCCCCCCAAAAAAATGGAAACACcaaaaaaagaagagagaatttTCAATCCTCAACCTTCAGCAAAGCCATCATAATTCACAATGATTGTCCTTTCTGGACGTGGTGAATTGAAAGCTCGCACACTGAATGTCCAAATTTCACCATCCTGCATAATGTAGTATAATGAGTTTCTGTTTGACATACACGTGGATAAGGATTTCAtcttagagaaaaaaaaaacgagTATACCTAGTACACCCATTAAatatatgctgaaaatggttATTGTATCACTCTAAGTCTTTCCCTTATCTTGTTCTCTTCCCACCTCAATCTTAAATACTCTGTTACAAACTTCAATCTTTACCTATTTTGAAGCAGATTTATGTCTAAATACTTATATTGCTAACTTCTGTGCTTGTTTGGAGAGAacgtggagaggaggagaaggagagtgAAGAAGAGAAAgtggaagaaaagaaaggaaagtgAAGATAACAAATTCACTTGTTTTGTCCGAGTAAACTAGTGAGATGAACTCAATTGTATTTCTCGTGTTTGATAAGAGCAAATCAAAAGGAGGACTGCTGATCCTCGTTTTTCTGTAATGACCATCAAATTAGTGTTCAGGAATTTAGGAGGATAATATCAGTTTTATCACTTATTTATTGTCCTTTCTTTCCAATTTTTTCTAAGAATAACAGATAACTTCTTCCCCTTTCCTTTTGTATTCCTAACCAAACGAGATAAATAACTAATTTTATTCTCTCCCATGCTATCTTCAGTCCTAGGGGCATTagctaatttttataattattatatttttattcacCCTTTTTGAATCTACttaaaggaagaaaaaaataaatatttccctttttatttctcttctacCAAAATGGGGTGTCACCAAACTTCATATGAAGTAATGGAAGAACAATTAGGTCTCTTATAAACAGAATAGACACGAAATCACGAGTGAAAATAAACTATCGGAAACAAAGTAGTCTCACTGCCCAAACCAACCAAGTTTCGGGTTTGCCCATTGTTTCGACGACAAAATGCAGAAGAACATCTTCTCCAACCAAAGAAAACAAGACCAAGAACCTAACCTCGGCCTTGGCAGAGGCGGCACCACCGAGATCACCCATGTGAATCTCGCTGCCCTCAGTGTCCATCATCACAGCCACGGCAAATCCCTTCTCTTCATTGAGCCGTCGGACCTGACGGATGACCTCGTGGTGCCATTCGTGGGTGCCGTGACACATGTTGATCCGCGCGACATTCATCCCGCCAACGGCGAGCGCCTCGATCTGCTCCGGGGAGCAGGTTGCCGGGCCGATGGTGCACACCAGCTTCGTCCGCCTGGTGCTCCGGAACCCGTTTTCTTTGAGCTCCGACTCGGTGACTTTGTCTACGTCGATGGACGACGTCGCGGCGCCGTCAAAGGGGATGACGCCAAGATCCGGAGAAACGGAGGCGGCCGCGCGCACAAAGAGCGCATGGAGGCGGCGAGGGCATGGAAAGGAGGGGCGGATCGA contains:
- the LOC122012206 gene encoding pyruvate kinase isozyme A, chloroplastic-like, with product MAQSLGLLSSRPTVIMPSKLSSSIPSVTSIRPSFPCPRRLHALFVRAAASVSPDLGVIPFDGAATSSIDVDKVTESELKENGFRSTRRTKLVCTIGPATCSPEQIEALAVGGMNVARINMCHGTHEWHHEVIRQVRRLNEEKGFAVAVMMDTEGSEIHMGDLGGAASAKAEDGEIWTFSVRAFNSPRPERTIIVNYDGFAEDVRVGDLLLVDGGMVRFEVIEKIGPDVKCRCIDPGLLLPRANLTFWRNSRLVRERNAMLPTISSKDWLDIDFGISEGVDFIAVSFVKSAEVINHLKSYIAARCRDKEIAVLAKIESADSLKNLEAIILASDGAMVARGDMGAQIPLEEVPSSQQRIVKTCRQLNKPVIVASQLLDSMIEYPTPTRAEVADVSEAVRQRADALMLSGESAMGQYPDKALTVLRSVSLRIERWWREEKRHEAMELPIVANSFSDKIIEEICNSAAKMANNLGVDAVFVFTTTGHMASLLSRCRPDCPIFAFTSSTSVRRRLNLQWGLIPFRLSFSGDMESNLNRTFALLKARGMIQSGDLVIALSDQLLSIQVMNVP